The following proteins are encoded in a genomic region of Synechococcus sp. CBW1002:
- the infC gene encoding translation initiation factor IF-3, translated as MPPRPRFDRRAPVRELPNINDRINYPNLRVVDADGSQLGVITREAALAVAVDRELDLVLVSEKADPPVCRIMDYGKFKFEQEKKAKEAKKKSHQTEVKEVKMRYKIDSHDYQVRIGQALRFLKSGDKVKCTVIFRGREIQHTALAEQLLFRMAKDLEEMAEIQQSPKREGRNMIMFLTPRKQAVAKSGGGGGSASPRPKAEIGKPEKTETRVIESRVQATAG; from the coding sequence ATGCCTCCCCGTCCCCGTTTTGACCGCCGTGCTCCCGTCCGGGAGCTGCCCAACATCAACGACCGGATCAATTACCCCAACCTCAGGGTGGTCGATGCCGATGGCAGTCAGCTGGGGGTGATCACGCGGGAGGCTGCCCTGGCCGTTGCCGTCGATCGGGAACTGGATCTGGTGCTGGTGAGCGAGAAGGCCGATCCTCCGGTCTGCCGGATCATGGATTACGGCAAGTTCAAGTTCGAGCAGGAAAAAAAGGCCAAGGAAGCCAAGAAGAAATCGCATCAGACCGAAGTCAAGGAGGTCAAGATGCGCTACAAGATCGATTCGCACGACTACCAGGTGCGGATCGGCCAGGCCCTGCGCTTTCTCAAGTCCGGCGACAAGGTCAAGTGCACGGTGATCTTCCGCGGCCGCGAGATCCAGCACACCGCCCTGGCGGAGCAGTTGCTGTTCCGGATGGCCAAAGACCTGGAGGAGATGGCCGAGATCCAGCAGTCTCCCAAGCGGGAAGGCCGCAACATGATCATGTTCCTGACGCCACGTAAGCAGGCCGTCGCCAAGTCCGGCGGTGGCGGAGGCAGCGCCAGCCCCAGGCCGAAGGCGGAGATCGGCAAGCCCGAAAAGACGGAAACCAGGGTGATTGAATCCAGGGTGCAAGCCACCGCCGGCTGA
- a CDS encoding CrcB family protein has translation MRDALLVALGAVPGAWLRFRLVNHFQPLVPRRHWGTFGVNVVACFVLGLLSALEARCGPAAPRLALLLTVGFLGSLSTFSSFCVELLQALQSGQEQQGWLLAAASLLAGLAAVGLGLVIGG, from the coding sequence ATGCGAGACGCCCTGCTGGTGGCCCTGGGGGCAGTGCCAGGCGCCTGGCTGCGTTTCCGGCTGGTCAACCATTTCCAGCCCCTGGTGCCGCGACGTCACTGGGGCACCTTCGGGGTCAACGTGGTGGCCTGCTTCGTGCTGGGTCTGCTCAGTGCTCTGGAGGCGCGCTGCGGGCCGGCGGCGCCAAGGCTGGCTCTGCTGCTGACCGTGGGCTTTCTGGGAAGCCTGAGCACCTTTTCCAGCTTCTGCGTTGAACTGCTGCAGGCGCTGCAATCCGGCCAGGAGCAGCAGGGGTGGCTGCTGGCGGCCGCCTCGCTGCTGGCCGGCCTGGCAGCGGTGGGCCTGGGGCTGGTGATCGGTGGCTGA
- the miaA gene encoding tRNA (adenosine(37)-N6)-dimethylallyltransferase MiaA yields MPLAPVGAATAGDPRPLVIVLLGPTASGKTDLGIELAEHFDLAVLSVDSRQLYAEMDLGTAKPTPEQRRRVRHELLDLRRPDQPINLQEFRILASEAIAREHARRGAALLVGGSGLYLQALTQGLEPPRVPPQPELRAQLSALGQPTCHQLLSQADPEAAARIAPADAVRTQRALEVLYASGQPLSSQQSRNPPPWRVLELGLNPADLHQRIARRTGQLYDAGLVAETERLIGRYGSTLPLLDTIGYGEARSLLQGRLNEAEARALTEQRTRQFAKRQRTWFRRQHQPHWLGQADQVGDLPQQARQEIAAVLG; encoded by the coding sequence GTGCCCCTCGCGCCCGTCGGCGCCGCCACCGCCGGGGACCCTCGCCCCCTGGTGATCGTGCTGCTCGGCCCCACCGCCAGCGGCAAGACGGATCTGGGGATCGAGCTGGCCGAACACTTCGATCTGGCCGTGCTGTCGGTGGATTCGCGCCAGCTCTATGCCGAGATGGACCTGGGCACCGCCAAGCCCACGCCGGAGCAGCGACGCCGGGTGCGCCATGAGCTGCTGGATCTGCGGCGCCCCGACCAGCCGATCAACCTCCAGGAGTTCCGCATCCTGGCCTCAGAAGCAATCGCCCGGGAGCACGCCCGCCGCGGCGCGGCCCTGCTGGTGGGGGGCAGCGGCCTCTATCTCCAGGCCCTCACCCAGGGATTGGAGCCGCCGCGGGTGCCGCCCCAGCCCGAGCTGAGGGCCCAGCTCAGCGCCCTGGGCCAGCCCACCTGCCACCAGCTTCTGAGCCAGGCCGATCCCGAGGCGGCCGCCCGCATCGCCCCGGCCGATGCGGTCCGCACCCAGCGCGCCCTCGAGGTGCTCTACGCCAGCGGCCAACCCCTCTCCAGCCAGCAGAGCCGCAACCCACCTCCGTGGCGCGTGCTGGAACTGGGCCTCAATCCAGCCGACCTGCACCAGCGCATCGCCCGCCGCACCGGCCAGCTCTATGACGCCGGCCTGGTGGCCGAAACCGAACGGCTGATCGGGCGCTACGGCAGCACCCTGCCCCTGCTGGACACGATCGGCTATGGCGAGGCGCGCAGCCTGCTGCAGGGCCGGTTGAACGAGGCGGAGGCCCGCGCCCTCACCGAGCAACGCACCCGTCAGTTCGCCAAGCGGCAGCGCACCTGGTTCCGGCGCCAGCACCAGCCCCACTGGCTGGGGCAAGCGGATCAGGTTGGTGATCTCCCGCAACAGGCCAGACAAGAGATCGCGGCCGTTCTAGGGTGA
- a CDS encoding sulfotransferase family 2 domain-containing protein codes for MASSLMNESRQSWQLQMRYRAGNHRNSQPNRMGYALCANAKVIYHPAPKNAGSSMRQHLFRIDNGRFYEPMVINGLRFELYMIYGKPTCFEPVAELKGFERMTVVRDPISRFLSAYTNKVLDPHWRNPKNAQHCELLGLPLEPGLETFIENLNAYQDIPAIAHHIRGQRFYLGDDLSYYDKVFRFEELDSAIEWINTRAGLVLEFPRLKTDGPKLRKQDISSLAVRRLTDFLQDVYELLGGLYGPPSSP; via the coding sequence ATGGCTTCATCGCTGATGAATGAGTCAAGACAGAGCTGGCAGTTACAGATGCGCTATCGTGCCGGAAATCATCGCAATAGCCAGCCGAATAGGATGGGGTATGCCCTGTGCGCCAATGCCAAAGTTATCTATCATCCCGCTCCCAAGAATGCAGGCTCTTCCATGCGCCAGCACCTCTTCCGCATCGACAATGGCAGGTTCTATGAGCCCATGGTGATTAATGGCCTCAGGTTTGAGCTCTACATGATCTATGGCAAGCCAACCTGTTTTGAGCCCGTAGCCGAGTTGAAGGGTTTTGAAAGAATGACTGTGGTGCGTGATCCGATCTCACGCTTTCTCTCTGCCTATACCAATAAAGTATTGGATCCGCACTGGCGCAACCCGAAGAATGCTCAGCATTGTGAATTGCTGGGGCTTCCATTGGAGCCGGGCCTTGAAACATTTATTGAAAACTTGAATGCCTATCAGGACATTCCTGCAATTGCTCACCACATCAGGGGTCAGCGGTTTTACCTGGGAGATGACCTGAGTTACTATGACAAGGTTTTCAGATTTGAGGAGCTAGATTCGGCCATTGAATGGATTAATACAAGGGCTGGGTTGGTGCTGGAATTCCCGCGACTGAAAACCGATGGGCCAAAGTTGCGCAAGCAGGACATCAGTAGCCTTGCGGTGCGTCGGCTCACAGATTTTCTGCAGGATGTTTACGAACTCCTCGGCGGTTTGTACGGCCCGCCGAGTAGCCCCTAG
- the gyrB gene encoding DNA topoisomerase (ATP-hydrolyzing) subunit B — protein sequence MSDATKVQAAYGAEQIQVLEGLEPVRKRPGMYIGSTGPRGLHHLVYEVVDNSVDEALAGHCTEILVVLHEDGSCAVTDNGRGIPTDIHPRTGKSALETVLTVLHAGGKFGSGGYKVSGGLHGVGVSVVNALSEWVEVTVYRQNQVHRQRFERGNPIGSLRSEPGEEGRTGTSVRFLPDLEIFSTGIVFDYATLSARLRELAYLNGGVRIVFRDERTTARGADDAAHEEIYFYEGGIKEYVAYMNAGKDPLHPDIIYVNSEKEGVQVEAALQWCVDAYSDSILGFANNIRTVDGGTHIEGLKTVLTRTLNTFAKKRGKRKDADANLAGENIREGLTAVLSVKVPDPEFEGQTKTKLGNTEVRGIVDSLVGESLSQYLEFHPAVIDLILEKAIQAFNAAEAARRARELVRRKSVLESSTLPGKLADCSTRDPSESEIYIVEGDSAGGSAKQGRDRRFQAILPLRGKILNIEKTDDAKIYKNTEIQALITALGLGIKGEDFDEKNLRYHRIVIMTDADVDGAHIRTLLLTFFYRYQKALVEGGYIYIACPPLYKVERGKKHSYCYNEADLKKTVDGFGEKANFTIQRFKGLGEMMPKQLWETTMDPTTRTMKRVEIEDALEADRIFTILMGDKVAPRREFIETHSAELDLAQLDI from the coding sequence ATGAGCGACGCCACCAAAGTCCAGGCCGCCTACGGCGCCGAGCAGATCCAGGTGCTGGAAGGGCTGGAGCCGGTGCGCAAGCGGCCCGGCATGTACATCGGCTCCACCGGTCCGCGGGGCCTGCACCACCTTGTCTACGAGGTGGTGGACAACTCAGTCGACGAGGCCCTGGCCGGGCACTGCACCGAGATTCTGGTGGTGCTGCATGAGGATGGCTCCTGTGCGGTGACCGACAACGGCCGCGGCATCCCCACCGATATCCATCCCCGCACCGGCAAGAGTGCCCTGGAAACGGTGCTCACCGTGCTCCACGCCGGCGGCAAGTTCGGCTCCGGCGGTTACAAGGTGTCCGGCGGCCTGCACGGCGTGGGCGTGTCGGTGGTGAACGCCCTGAGTGAATGGGTGGAAGTGACCGTGTACCGCCAGAACCAGGTGCACCGCCAGCGCTTCGAGCGCGGCAACCCGATCGGTTCGCTCCGTTCCGAGCCCGGCGAGGAAGGCCGTACCGGCACCTCGGTGCGTTTTCTGCCCGATCTGGAGATCTTCTCCACCGGCATCGTCTTCGACTACGCCACCCTGTCGGCGCGGCTGCGGGAGCTGGCCTATCTCAACGGAGGCGTGCGCATCGTCTTCCGAGACGAGCGAACCACGGCCCGGGGCGCGGACGATGCCGCCCATGAGGAAATTTATTTCTATGAAGGCGGCATCAAGGAGTATGTCGCCTACATGAATGCCGGCAAGGATCCGCTCCATCCCGACATCATTTACGTCAACTCTGAAAAGGAAGGCGTTCAGGTCGAAGCGGCCCTGCAGTGGTGTGTGGATGCCTATTCCGACAGCATCCTCGGCTTCGCCAACAACATCCGCACCGTCGATGGTGGCACCCATATCGAGGGCCTCAAGACGGTGCTGACCCGCACCCTCAACACCTTTGCCAAGAAGCGCGGCAAACGCAAGGATGCCGACGCCAACCTCGCCGGCGAGAACATCCGCGAGGGTCTCACGGCCGTGTTATCCGTGAAGGTGCCTGACCCCGAATTCGAGGGCCAGACCAAGACCAAACTCGGCAACACCGAGGTGCGCGGCATTGTCGACTCGCTGGTGGGCGAGTCGCTGAGCCAATACCTGGAATTTCATCCCGCCGTGATCGACCTGATCCTGGAGAAGGCGATCCAGGCCTTCAATGCCGCCGAGGCGGCCCGGCGGGCCCGCGAGCTGGTGCGGCGCAAGAGTGTGCTCGAGAGTTCCACCCTGCCCGGCAAGCTGGCCGATTGCTCCACCCGCGATCCGAGCGAATCGGAGATCTACATCGTCGAGGGGGATTCCGCCGGTGGCTCGGCCAAGCAGGGCCGCGACCGCCGCTTCCAGGCGATCCTGCCGCTGCGGGGCAAGATCCTCAATATCGAGAAGACCGACGACGCCAAGATCTACAAAAACACTGAGATCCAGGCCCTGATCACGGCCCTTGGCCTCGGCATCAAAGGCGAAGATTTCGATGAAAAGAATCTGCGCTACCACCGGATCGTGATCATGACCGACGCCGACGTGGACGGCGCCCACATCCGCACCTTGCTGCTGACCTTCTTCTACCGCTATCAGAAGGCTCTGGTGGAGGGCGGTTACATCTACATCGCCTGTCCGCCGCTCTACAAGGTGGAACGCGGCAAGAAGCATTCCTACTGTTACAACGAGGCCGATCTCAAGAAGACCGTTGATGGTTTCGGAGAGAAGGCCAATTTCACCATCCAGCGCTTCAAGGGCCTCGGCGAAATGATGCCCAAGCAGCTCTGGGAAACCACCATGGATCCCACCACCCGCACGATGAAGCGGGTGGAGATCGAAGATGCCCTCGAAGCCGACCGCATCTTCACCATCCTGATGGGCGACAAGGTGGCTCCCCGCCGCGAATTCATCGAAACCCACAGCGCCGAGCTGGATCTCGCCCAGCTCGATATCTGA
- a CDS encoding SH3 domain-containing protein: MVTDIINPPAASGWRWSVLLGFALIAPVGLPAGGAERSVPAVRRRQLDEPLLSSGVLTLRIAPERSAPALATVAVGEPLHVLRIWSGFGGRRWLRVRSGSACGWLADLGCGERA, encoded by the coding sequence ATGGTCACTGACATCATCAACCCTCCGGCTGCTTCAGGTTGGCGCTGGTCCGTCTTGCTGGGCTTCGCCCTGATTGCTCCGGTGGGTCTGCCAGCCGGAGGTGCGGAGCGCAGTGTGCCCGCCGTGCGAAGACGCCAGCTGGATGAGCCTCTGTTGTCGTCTGGGGTGCTCACGCTCCGCATTGCCCCTGAGCGCAGCGCGCCGGCTCTGGCAACGGTGGCCGTGGGTGAACCCTTGCACGTGCTGCGGATCTGGTCGGGCTTCGGTGGTCGGCGATGGTTGCGCGTCAGGAGCGGATCGGCCTGCGGCTGGTTAGCAGATCTGGGTTGCGGTGAACGAGCCTGA
- a CDS encoding nucleotide disphospho-sugar-binding domain-containing protein, giving the protein MGGGLGHLTRLKPFVQSALEAGHEVSLVVKELANIRAVYETMPHHVFQAPYETTPGCAITPISWPEMLMVRYGRSKKLSCFLEAWYSILDLVNPDLVIYDASPTALLASLEYSCMKWTVGGPFFMPRTDMPFVGIMPNASGTPDVKKRLHDSERTFLDVVNQALIQTGRSAIANVKDIIEQMDKQLLTTIPELDYFGARSIGDYVGMPPSDVPGIALPPWPAAARLKVFAYLKIFPGWETFLEDMEAIGLPALIYTRDASNALKGKLKRHIFLESPASMDEVCSQADLVVHMAGSQTVARCLHAGVPQLLIGTGLEQIFTARAAEKIGAGLVLKPSKSGYGEQLEAAIALAKKGRIKFPKERREMLDGAYFNSHVRAFMQELSL; this is encoded by the coding sequence ATGGGTGGCGGACTGGGCCATCTCACACGGCTGAAACCATTTGTTCAATCGGCGCTGGAGGCAGGGCATGAGGTCAGCCTTGTCGTCAAAGAGCTGGCCAATATTCGGGCTGTCTATGAAACGATGCCTCACCACGTGTTCCAGGCGCCATACGAGACAACGCCGGGGTGTGCCATCACGCCGATTTCATGGCCAGAGATGCTGATGGTGCGGTATGGCAGATCCAAAAAACTAAGCTGCTTTCTTGAGGCATGGTATTCCATTCTTGATTTGGTCAATCCCGATCTTGTCATCTACGATGCCTCTCCAACAGCGCTCCTTGCGAGCCTGGAATACTCCTGCATGAAGTGGACCGTGGGAGGGCCGTTCTTCATGCCCAGGACAGATATGCCATTCGTGGGCATCATGCCAAATGCCAGTGGGACTCCAGACGTCAAAAAGCGCCTACACGATTCTGAAAGGACATTTTTGGATGTTGTCAATCAGGCGTTGATTCAGACCGGGAGATCAGCAATCGCCAATGTCAAAGATATTATCGAGCAAATGGACAAGCAGCTTCTGACTACGATTCCAGAGCTTGATTATTTTGGAGCCAGATCCATAGGAGACTATGTTGGCATGCCGCCATCTGATGTTCCCGGCATTGCGCTGCCTCCCTGGCCTGCAGCGGCAAGGCTCAAAGTCTTTGCGTACCTGAAGATTTTTCCTGGTTGGGAGACATTTCTTGAGGATATGGAAGCGATCGGCCTGCCTGCGCTGATTTATACACGTGATGCCAGCAATGCCCTGAAGGGCAAACTCAAGCGCCATATTTTTCTTGAAAGCCCAGCATCGATGGATGAAGTTTGCAGCCAAGCGGATCTCGTCGTGCATATGGCTGGCAGCCAGACTGTTGCACGATGCCTCCATGCAGGCGTTCCGCAGCTCTTGATAGGAACGGGGCTTGAGCAGATCTTCACGGCAAGAGCCGCTGAAAAGATTGGCGCTGGCCTTGTACTCAAACCATCGAAATCTGGCTACGGAGAACAACTCGAAGCTGCTATTGCCTTGGCGAAGAAGGGTCGGATCAAGTTTCCCAAAGAGCGCAGAGAAATGCTGGACGGAGCTTACTTCAACTCTCACGTCAGAGCTTTCATGCAAGAACTTTCCCTTTAG
- the mgtE gene encoding magnesium transporter, with the protein MREVNGAPTAIGPSTPLAGAGGTTNGTPLADVVSQQLLRLLEAGNYDAVKLLLQPVQEVDAAEAIGLLPQTLQALAFRLLPKDEAIEVYEYLDPSVQQSLLERLRSSEVLELVEEMSPDDRVRLFDELPAKVVRRLLVELSPAERRVTAQLLGYEPETAGRLMTTEFIDLKEFHSAAQALNIVRRRARDTETVYSLYVTDASRHLTGILSLRDLVTADPEDRIGDVMTRDVVSVSTETDQEEVARAIQRYDFLAVPVVDREQRLVGIVTVDDVIDVIQQEATRDLYAAGAVQAGDEDDYFQSNLFTVARRRVVWLSVLVVANGFTSEVIAMQEKVLSQVVVLAAFIPLLIGTGGNVGAQSSTVVIRGLSTQRIQALGPWRTIVREGVAGALLGLLMLLVVVPWAWWRGEGPLVGLSVGISLLAITTLAATAGAALPLLFDRLKLDPALMSAPFITTATDVAGVFIYLQTASWLLSWMGQG; encoded by the coding sequence ATGCGTGAGGTCAACGGGGCACCAACTGCCATCGGTCCTTCCACCCCTCTGGCTGGTGCTGGGGGTACGACCAACGGCACCCCACTGGCTGATGTGGTGTCGCAGCAGCTGCTGCGCCTGCTGGAGGCCGGCAACTACGACGCCGTGAAGTTGCTGCTGCAGCCGGTGCAGGAGGTGGATGCGGCTGAGGCGATCGGCCTGCTGCCTCAGACCCTGCAGGCCCTGGCCTTTCGCCTGCTCCCCAAGGATGAAGCGATTGAGGTGTACGAGTACCTCGATCCGAGCGTGCAGCAGAGCCTGCTGGAGCGCCTGCGCTCCAGTGAGGTGCTGGAGCTGGTGGAGGAGATGTCGCCCGATGATCGGGTGCGGCTCTTCGACGAACTGCCGGCCAAGGTGGTGCGCCGCCTGCTGGTGGAGCTGAGTCCGGCTGAACGGCGTGTCACCGCGCAGCTGCTGGGCTACGAACCTGAGACGGCCGGTCGTCTGATGACGACCGAGTTCATCGATCTCAAGGAATTCCACAGTGCCGCCCAGGCGCTCAACATCGTGCGTCGCCGGGCCCGCGACACCGAGACCGTCTACAGCCTCTACGTGACCGACGCCTCCCGGCACCTCACGGGGATCCTCTCGCTGCGGGATCTGGTGACGGCCGATCCCGAGGACCGCATCGGTGATGTGATGACCCGCGACGTGGTGAGCGTGTCCACCGAAACCGACCAGGAGGAGGTGGCCCGGGCGATCCAGCGCTACGACTTTCTGGCGGTGCCGGTGGTGGACCGCGAACAGAGGCTGGTGGGGATCGTCACGGTCGACGATGTGATCGACGTGATCCAGCAGGAGGCCACCCGGGACCTCTACGCCGCCGGCGCCGTGCAGGCCGGCGATGAGGACGACTACTTCCAGAGCAACCTGTTCACGGTGGCCCGCCGGCGCGTGGTGTGGTTGTCAGTGCTGGTGGTGGCCAATGGCTTCACCTCCGAAGTGATCGCCATGCAGGAGAAGGTGCTCAGCCAGGTGGTTGTCCTGGCGGCCTTCATCCCCCTGCTGATCGGCACCGGCGGCAACGTGGGGGCCCAGAGCTCCACCGTGGTGATCCGCGGCCTCAGTACCCAGCGCATCCAGGCTCTGGGTCCCTGGCGCACGATTGTCCGTGAAGGCGTGGCCGGTGCCCTGCTCGGCCTGCTGATGCTGCTGGTGGTGGTGCCCTGGGCCTGGTGGCGGGGCGAGGGGCCGCTGGTGGGGCTCTCCGTGGGAATCAGCCTGCTGGCGATCACCACCCTGGCCGCGACGGCGGGTGCGGCCCTGCCGCTGCTGTTCGATCGGCTGAAGCTGGATCCGGCCCTGATGTCAGCCCCTTTCATCACCACCGCCACCGACGTGGCCGGGGTGTTCATCTACCTGCAGACCGCCTCCTGGCTGCTGAGCTGGATGGGCCAGGGCTGA
- a CDS encoding CrcB family protein, which yields MADPDLLRRRRLRFALRELALVGLGAVPGAWLRWQAGLQLGPWLGGTAWTNVLVNLVGSFLLGLLSGPIPRRTTLLLALGVGFCGALTTFSSWMLDLVRLLQTAQPRLALLLLLGSLAGGVAAAALGLATSRRLWRA from the coding sequence GTGGCTGATCCCGACCTGCTGCGTCGGCGCCGCCTGCGCTTCGCCCTGAGGGAGCTGGCGCTGGTGGGGCTGGGGGCGGTGCCCGGAGCCTGGTTGCGCTGGCAGGCGGGGCTGCAGCTGGGCCCCTGGCTGGGGGGGACGGCCTGGACCAACGTTCTGGTCAACCTGGTGGGCTCCTTTCTGCTGGGCCTGCTGAGCGGACCGATCCCGCGGCGCACCACTCTGCTGCTGGCTCTGGGGGTGGGCTTCTGCGGCGCCCTCACCACCTTCAGCAGCTGGATGCTCGACCTGGTGCGGCTGCTGCAGACGGCCCAGCCCAGGCTCGCCCTGCTGCTGCTGCTCGGGAGCCTGGCCGGCGGCGTGGCGGCCGCCGCTCTGGGACTGGCCACCAGCCGCCGCCTCTGGCGCGCCTGA
- a CDS encoding dienelactone hydrolase family protein, translating to MTSDAAAAQTSVAPAAADWVTIPVAASADVAATELRCWWEPARGGLCRGGVLVLPEVFGVNGWVRGMAGRLAAEGYAALAMPLFSRTAPELDLPYDAASLAEGRHHKDQTTTAQILADAAAAAAWLTGQLEAMGLGEGSSGGLSESEGRSVGLGCLGFCFGGHAALLSATLPAIAATADFYGAGVASGRPGGGPPSLREVERIQGRLLCVCGRQDPLIPPEDAAEIRSALETANQLRGDGPHEARHRYLEVEAGHGFLCDVRDDYNSAAAALGWAALLEFFAETL from the coding sequence ATGACATCCGATGCCGCCGCTGCTCAGACCTCTGTGGCTCCGGCCGCTGCCGACTGGGTGACGATCCCGGTCGCCGCCTCAGCTGACGTCGCTGCCACCGAGCTGCGTTGCTGGTGGGAACCGGCCCGCGGCGGGCTCTGCCGGGGTGGTGTGCTGGTGCTGCCGGAGGTGTTTGGCGTGAATGGCTGGGTGCGCGGCATGGCCGGGCGCCTGGCGGCCGAGGGCTATGCCGCCCTGGCGATGCCCCTGTTCTCGCGCACGGCGCCGGAACTGGATCTCCCCTACGACGCCGCCAGCCTGGCGGAGGGGAGGCACCACAAGGACCAGACCACCACCGCACAGATCCTTGCTGATGCAGCGGCGGCCGCCGCCTGGCTGACTGGGCAGCTGGAGGCCATGGGCCTCGGTGAGGGCTCCAGCGGGGGCCTCAGTGAGTCTGAGGGGCGGTCCGTGGGCCTGGGCTGCCTGGGCTTCTGCTTCGGCGGCCATGCCGCCCTGCTGAGCGCAACGTTGCCGGCGATCGCCGCCACAGCGGATTTCTATGGCGCCGGCGTGGCCAGTGGGCGCCCCGGTGGTGGTCCCCCCAGCCTCAGGGAGGTGGAACGGATTCAGGGTCGGCTGCTGTGCGTGTGCGGGCGGCAGGATCCACTGATCCCACCGGAGGATGCGGCCGAGATCCGTTCCGCCCTGGAGACGGCCAATCAGCTCAGGGGTGATGGACCCCATGAAGCCCGGCACCGCTATCTGGAGGTGGAGGCCGGCCACGGTTTCCTGTGCGATGTCCGCGACGACTACAACTCCGCAGCGGCAGCCCTCGGCTGGGCTGCCCTGCTGGAGTTTTTCGCCGAAACCCTCTGA
- a CDS encoding RpoD/SigA family RNA polymerase sigma factor, with protein MVPLSGGRPSSRPAPVDGDLVRSYLRDIGRVPLLTHEQEITFGRQVQELMALEELETDLEGNLGSKPSQLQLAEAAGLDPAVLKRRLHNGRRAKERMVAANLRLVVSVAKKYTKRNMELLDLIQEGTIGLVRGVEKFDPTRGYKFSTYAYWWIRQGITRAIAEKSRTIRLPIHITETLNKLKKGQRELSQELGRTPTVTELAVFVELPEDEVKELLCRARQPVSLETKVGDGDDTELLDLLAGDGVLPEELVDGECLRGDLRALIERLPVIQGRVLKMRYGIDVEEPMSLTGIGRVLGISRDRVRNLERDALAGLRRLSEAVEDYVAC; from the coding sequence GTGGTGCCTCTGTCCGGCGGTCGTCCCTCCTCTCGCCCCGCTCCGGTCGATGGCGATCTGGTGCGCTCTTACCTGCGTGACATCGGTCGGGTGCCACTGCTCACCCACGAGCAGGAGATCACCTTCGGCCGCCAGGTGCAGGAGCTGATGGCGCTTGAGGAGCTCGAAACCGATCTGGAGGGCAACCTCGGCAGCAAGCCCAGCCAGTTGCAGCTCGCCGAGGCGGCGGGTCTGGATCCGGCCGTCCTGAAGCGGCGGCTGCACAACGGCCGCCGCGCCAAGGAGCGAATGGTGGCCGCCAACCTGCGCCTGGTGGTGAGTGTGGCGAAGAAGTACACCAAGCGGAACATGGAACTGCTGGATCTGATCCAGGAGGGCACGATCGGCCTGGTGCGGGGCGTGGAGAAATTCGATCCCACCCGCGGCTACAAGTTCTCCACCTACGCCTACTGGTGGATCCGCCAGGGGATCACCCGGGCGATCGCCGAAAAGAGCCGCACGATCCGCCTGCCGATCCACATCACCGAGACCCTCAACAAGCTCAAGAAGGGGCAACGGGAGCTCAGCCAGGAGCTGGGCCGCACCCCCACCGTCACCGAGCTGGCGGTGTTTGTCGAACTGCCGGAAGACGAGGTCAAGGAGCTGCTCTGCCGGGCCCGCCAGCCGGTCAGCCTGGAAACCAAGGTGGGCGACGGCGATGACACCGAACTGCTCGACCTGCTGGCCGGTGATGGCGTGCTGCCCGAAGAGCTGGTGGATGGCGAATGCCTGCGCGGCGATCTGCGGGCCCTGATCGAACGCCTGCCCGTGATCCAGGGTCGGGTGCTGAAGATGCGCTATGGCATTGATGTGGAGGAGCCGATGAGCCTCACCGGCATCGGTCGGGTCCTGGGCATCAGCCGCGACCGGGTCCGCAATCTCGAACGCGATGCCCTGGCCGGGCTGCGCCGCCTCAGTGAGGCGGTGGAGGACTACGTGGCCTGCTGA
- a CDS encoding glutathione peroxidase, with the protein MSINITGVKVRTANGSELDLGARHGQVLLIVNVASRCGFTRQYAGLQALQEQYGAQGFAVLGFPCNDFGAQEPGSLPEIQQFCSTTYGASFELFDKVHATGAKTEPYATLTQAEPAGDVAWNFEKFLIGKDGTVLARFKSNVEPDAAELTAAIEAALAA; encoded by the coding sequence GTGAGTATCAACATCACTGGGGTGAAAGTCAGAACTGCCAACGGCTCCGAACTCGATCTTGGCGCTCGCCATGGTCAGGTGCTGCTGATTGTCAACGTGGCCAGCCGCTGTGGCTTCACGCGCCAGTACGCCGGTCTTCAGGCCCTCCAGGAGCAGTACGGGGCTCAGGGGTTTGCCGTCCTGGGCTTCCCCTGCAACGATTTCGGCGCTCAGGAACCCGGCAGCCTGCCGGAGATCCAGCAGTTCTGCTCCACCACCTATGGCGCCAGCTTCGAGCTGTTCGACAAGGTGCATGCCACCGGCGCCAAGACAGAGCCCTATGCCACCCTCACCCAGGCCGAACCTGCCGGTGATGTGGCCTGGAACTTCGAGAAGTTCCTGATTGGCAAGGACGGCACAGTGCTCGCCCGCTTCAAGAGCAACGTGGAGCCCGATGCCGCTGAACTCACCGCCGCGATCGAGGCGGCCCTGGCGGCCTGA